A stretch of Mustela nigripes isolate SB6536 chromosome 6, MUSNIG.SB6536, whole genome shotgun sequence DNA encodes these proteins:
- the LOC132020233 gene encoding uncharacterized protein LOC132020233, with the protein MTAPTAPRPRRDTQTRTRRDRQTDSASGGHQPGLPRGGGSDEGPGGGERALHPTARAGGRRPGRGEGTPGAPSPRTRRAGAAHPPPLPMGLSVGLRVSAPRGRPAPLPAGRPTFSAAPRRAPGAAWASASSGRAPAQNAGVRGPMALDRPRSRPPPPPQPPALRRPPLFSRCHSALSPRPALRSLPRGARLRPRPREPRSRPDRDPLPPTPAALHPRARASAASPARPGARAPAARGAPRTPNSRHAAPLCETFAPPHT; encoded by the exons ATGACGgctcccaccgccccccgccctcGACgggacacacagacacgcacgcggcgggacagacagacggacagcGCCAGCGGTGGGCACCAGCCCGGCTTACCGCGGGGCGGAGGGTCCGACGAAGGTCCAGGAGGCGGCGAGCGGGCTCTACATCCCAcggcgcgggcgggcgggcggcgtcCCGGGCGGGGAGAGGGGACTCCCGGGGCCCCCTCCCCGCGAACTCGGCGGGCCGGCGCCGCCCACCCTCCCCCGCTGCCGATGGGTCTGTCCGTCGGTCTCCGGGTCTCCGCGCCTCGGGGCCGTCCCGCGCCGCTCCCCGCGGGCCGCCCAACTTTCAGCGCTGCCCCGCGCCGCGCCCCCGGCGCCGCCTGGGCGTCAGCATCGTCGGGCCGGGCCCCGGCTCAGAACGCGGGGGTCCGGGGGCCCATGGCTCTCGACCGCCCGCGctcgcgccccccgcccccgccgcagCCGCCCGCCCTCCGCCGCCCCCCGCTGTTCTCGCGCTGTCACTCCGCGCTGTCCCCGCGCCCTGCGCTCCGCTCCCTGCCCCGCGGCGCTCGCCTCCGGCCCCGGCCCCGAGAACCCCGCAGCCGGCCGGACCGCGATCCGCTGCCTCCCACCCCGGCTGCCCTCCACCCCCGG GCCCGCGCCTCCGCCGCGTCCCCGGCTCGCCCGGGAGCCCGAGCTCCCGCCGCCCGCGGCGCGCCGAGAACTCCCAACTCGCGGCACGCCGCCCCGCTTTGCGAGACTTTCGCCCCTCCTCACACGTGA